A genomic segment from Sander vitreus isolate 19-12246 chromosome 3, sanVit1, whole genome shotgun sequence encodes:
- the LOC144513778 gene encoding trace amine-associated receptor 1-like — MEPVLCYESRNSSCLRTIYPLSIRITLYMILGVTVILTVCGNLLVTVSIAYFKQLHTPTNYLIASLAMSDFLLGMLVMFPSMIKCVESCWYFGDIFCKVYMSSDVMLCTASILNLSFISLDRHYAVCQPLLYKRKISVNVVLIMILLSWSISALIGFGMIFLKLNIWGIEEFYYNHIVCEGGCVLFQSRLSSTVSSVLSFYIPGIIMLVVYLKIFLVAQRQLHSIQNTSCLKSARISNRSQTKATKTLAIIMGAFLSFWTPFFVCNIIDPFISYSTPPVLFETLVWVGYLNSTVNPLIYAFFYSWFRKAFQLFTSGNIFKSDISETMLFTE, encoded by the coding sequence ATGGAGCCAGTGCTCTGCTATGAGTCCAGAAACAGTTCATGTCTGAGGACCATCTATCCCTTGTCCATACGCATCACCCTCTACATGATTCTAGGGGTCACAGTCATTCTAACAGTGTGTGGAAACCTTTTGGTCACTGTCTCAATTGCCTATTTTAAGCAGCTCCATACTCCAACAAATTACTTGATTGCCTCTCTTGCTATGTCCGACTTTCTTTTAGGGATGTTAGTCATGTTTCCCAGTATGATCAAATGTGTAGAGTCTTGCTGGTATTTTGGTGACATCTTTTGTAAAGTCTATATGAGTTCTGATGTCATGTTGTGTACAGCTTCAATCCTGAATCTGTCATTCATATCACTTGACCGACACTATGCTGTTTGCCAACCTCTActatacaaaagaaaaatatctgTTAATGTTGTGTTGATCATGATTCTGCTCAGTTGGAGCATTTCAGCTCTCATAGGCTTTGGAATGATTTTTCTTAAGTTAAATATTTGGGGGATTGAAGAGTTCTACTATAACCACATTGTGTGTGAAGGAGGATGTGTTTTGTTTCAGAGTAGACTGTCAAGTACAGTCTCATCAGTACTTTCCTTTTACATTCCAGGAATAATAATGCTTGTTGTTTACCTTAAGATTTTCCTAGTGGCACAGAGACAGTTGCACAGCATACAGAACACAAGCTGTCTGAAATCAGCAAGAATTTCAAATAGGAGTCAGACAAAAGCCACTAAAACACTTGCTATTATAATGGgggcatttctttctttttggacTCCTTTTTTTGTCTGTAACATCATTGATCCCTTTATCAGTTACTCAACACCACCAGTGTTGTTCGAAACACTTGTATGGGTGGGCTACTTGAATTCTACTGTGAACCCTTTAATATATGCATTCTTTTATAGTTGGTTCAGAAAGGCATTTCAATTATTCACTTCAGGTAACATCTTCAAATCTGACATTTCAGAGACAATGCTTTTCACAGAATGA